A segment of the Vibrio aquimaris genome:
CCTATGGGCATGGAGGAGAAATTGCACTGAACTACATGATGCGAGATCATGGTGGATTTGAAGGAAACGCCCAAACATTTCGTATCGTCACTAAACTCGAACCCTACACTGAACATTTTGGAATGAATTTAGCTCGGCGGACACTACTGGGATTAATTAAATACCCTGCGTTACTGAGTGAAACTTGCTCTAGCGAAACTCCAAAGAGTGTGACACATCAAAGGCAACTTAAAGCTAAACAGTGGTCTCCCGCAAAAGGCTTGTATGATTGCGATCAACCTCTATTTGACTGGGTATTATCACCATTAAATAAATCAGACAAACAACTGTTCGGGCAAATTCTTTCTGAGCCAAGAGAAAAACATCAACATAAAAAAACCAGTTTTAAATCTATAGATTGCTCTATCATGGAATTAGCGGACGATATTGCCTATGGAGTGCATGATTTAGAAGATGCGATTGTTCTTGGAAAAGTGACCCAAGCCCAATGGGTTGAGGGGGCTCAAGACGCTCTTTTAAACTGCGGGGAGCCTTGGTTTAGAGCACATATAGAGTCTGTCACCAATATGCTGTTTTCCGGCATTCACCATCAGAGAAAAGACGCGATTGGCGGTATAGTAAATGTGTTATTGACCAGTATTTCAATTAAACCTGTTAATGCTATTTTCGCCAGCGATTTACTCGCCTTTAATGCTTACCTAAAACCAGAAATGGCCACTGCATTACAAATACTTAAACAATTTGTCCATGACTATGTTATCCGTGTACCACAAGTACAGATTGCTGAGTATAAAGGACAACAAATTATCATGGATATTTTTGAAGCACTCAGTGCTGATCCCGAAAGACTACTTCCTATTTCGGTTCGCCAAGATTGGCAAGCAGCCCAGAGCATTACGGAGGGTTATCGTGTGATCACCGATCACATATCTTCCATGACTGATGGTCATGCTCAAAGGCTTCACCAGCAGCTATTTTCATCCTATTGAACGGCTTGAAAACTCCTCTAAGACACGCTGCATACGATGCTTTTCGCTTTCACTAACAAAACTTGCTTCTATGGCATTTTGCGTTAACTGAGTCAATTCATCCTCTGTCAGTGAATGACTCTGCGCAACAGCAAGAAAGTTATCCGTCATATAGCCGCCAAAATAGGCAGGATCATCTGAGTTAATCGTAACGCAAAGATTTTGCCTTAATAAATCAACCACATTGTGTCGCTTCATCTCATCAAATACTTTAAGTTTTATATTTGATAATGGACACACAGTCAGAGGCATACGAGACTCAGCCAGCAAACGGACCAAGCGGCTATCGTCAGAGCATCGAACTCCATGATCAATACGCGAAACTTTTAGTAAATCAATACTATTATATATATTATCTACCGACCCCTCCTCTCCTGCATGTGCTACTGTTAAAAAACCTTCTTTAATCGCTTTAACAAATACTTGAGTAAATTTCTCAGGCGGATGACCAACCTCCGAAGAATCTAACCCCACAGCAATGATTTTATCCTTATGTTTTATTGCCTGCTCTAAAGTCAAAAAAGCACTCTGCTCATCCAAATGGCGTAAAAAACACATAATAACGCGACTGCTAATGCCCATTTTTTGTTTACCGTCTTCAAGAGCGCGATGAATTCCATTAATCACAGTATCAAAGGAAATACCTCGTTCAGTATGAGTTTGTGGGTCGAAAAAAATCTCAGTATGAATTACGTTATCTTGCTGACAGTGAAGTAAATACTCCCAAGTCAAGTCATAGAAATCTTGCTCATCAATCAGTACGTTGGCGCCTTGATAATAAATATCTAAAAATGACTGAAGATTAGTAAATTGATAAGCAGTCCTAACTTCTTCTGGTGTGTTAAATGGCAGAGGAATTTTATTTCGTTTGGCCAACTTAAACATCATCTCAGGTTCTAAAGAGCCTTCGATATGCATATGCAACTCAACCTTGGGTAACTGACGAATAAATGTATCTTGATTCATGCACTTGTCTCCATTCCATTAGTAGACCGCAGAGAGGATTATTTTTTCAAAATCGAAGAGTTGCCCACATACACAGCCGCTAATGTCATGATTTCCATACATGATGTGCTGTTAACGGTCTAATGATCTGAGTGCAGTACGCACGCCTTATTGAGAGTATTGTTACATGAACAGAAAAATGCAACTAGATGAATAAAAACATACAGAACAAGGTCAATGACACATGACCTATTTTATTACCGACATGATTCTGATGATGAGGAGAACTAAAAGTGTGAATAGGCGTTTAAATTCATTTATCTAGGTT
Coding sequences within it:
- a CDS encoding adenosine deaminase, producing the protein MNQDTFIRQLPKVELHMHIEGSLEPEMMFKLAKRNKIPLPFNTPEEVRTAYQFTNLQSFLDIYYQGANVLIDEQDFYDLTWEYLLHCQQDNVIHTEIFFDPQTHTERGISFDTVINGIHRALEDGKQKMGISSRVIMCFLRHLDEQSAFLTLEQAIKHKDKIIAVGLDSSEVGHPPEKFTQVFVKAIKEGFLTVAHAGEEGSVDNIYNSIDLLKVSRIDHGVRCSDDSRLVRLLAESRMPLTVCPLSNIKLKVFDEMKRHNVVDLLRQNLCVTINSDDPAYFGGYMTDNFLAVAQSHSLTEDELTQLTQNAIEASFVSESEKHRMQRVLEEFSSRSIG
- a CDS encoding anti-phage deoxyguanosine triphosphatase — protein: MTFQISSLWHERHDDEHKIRRDDHRTPFQRDRARILHSAAFRRLQSKTQVHGNSFDDFHRTRLTHSLEAAQLGSGIVAQIKKKQPEYRELLPSDSLIDSLCLAHDIGHPPYGHGGEIALNYMMRDHGGFEGNAQTFRIVTKLEPYTEHFGMNLARRTLLGLIKYPALLSETCSSETPKSVTHQRQLKAKQWSPAKGLYDCDQPLFDWVLSPLNKSDKQLFGQILSEPREKHQHKKTSFKSIDCSIMELADDIAYGVHDLEDAIVLGKVTQAQWVEGAQDALLNCGEPWFRAHIESVTNMLFSGIHHQRKDAIGGIVNVLLTSISIKPVNAIFASDLLAFNAYLKPEMATALQILKQFVHDYVIRVPQVQIAEYKGQQIIMDIFEALSADPERLLPISVRQDWQAAQSITEGYRVITDHISSMTDGHAQRLHQQLFSSY